Proteins co-encoded in one Verrucomicrobiota bacterium genomic window:
- a CDS encoding right-handed parallel beta-helix repeat-containing protein: protein MSHTLLCRWTMQAKPLARVPMILLAALAIHASAAPAPADPKVGTEFDLQGFMDGEIKAGKKRIVVPPGRYRVMPKRGAHLTFKDLDGITIVADGVEMICTQTSRALNFENCRQVHFKGMTVDYDPLPFTEGRVVALAPDKSWVEFEIIPGYPEHQLQERIEFYNPATGELRRETPGYSKEFEPLGNHHYRIAKPKSYRYREDWDTEQVGDILVTNHSYPNGAGGHAVTVTRCVGIKLEDVTLYASPCFGFLEHLCDGSTYLRCKIDRRPPESDLVKRGWPRLRSLDADAFHSTEAAKGPAILQCTAKFQGDDCVNIHGTYHYVTGSSNTQVRLVVLNRLTIEPGDPVEFLPYSGPRPPDAKAVKLEPDAPLTDDEKAFVKKLSMHANHKERLLTGQVKCFKLTLDRPVNLPMGSAVCSGNRVGNGFQVRGCDFGYNRSRGILIKASRGEVAENKITHGWMAAVLVAPEFWWFESASSSDVVIRDNIITGCRRLAIEIIAPGGNGKPLPAGAHRNLVIRDNSLTDSAWPNIRVTSTEGLVIKNNRLTPAEPINFIPPVAHPWNWGTNTPAPIVTEFCTQTEIR, encoded by the coding sequence ATGTCACATACCTTGCTATGCCGTTGGACAATGCAGGCTAAACCCCTTGCGCGGGTGCCCATGATTCTACTCGCCGCCCTGGCGATTCATGCCAGCGCGGCTCCGGCACCCGCCGACCCCAAAGTCGGCACCGAGTTCGACTTGCAGGGTTTCATGGATGGTGAAATCAAAGCGGGCAAAAAGCGGATCGTCGTGCCGCCGGGACGCTATCGGGTGATGCCCAAGCGCGGCGCGCATTTGACGTTCAAGGATCTCGACGGCATCACCATCGTGGCGGACGGGGTTGAAATGATCTGCACCCAAACCTCGCGCGCCCTCAATTTCGAGAATTGCCGCCAGGTGCATTTCAAGGGGATGACGGTGGATTATGATCCCCTGCCCTTTACCGAAGGCCGGGTGGTCGCGCTGGCACCCGACAAGAGCTGGGTGGAATTCGAGATTATTCCGGGCTATCCTGAGCACCAATTGCAGGAGCGCATTGAATTTTATAATCCCGCCACCGGCGAACTGCGGCGCGAAACCCCGGGGTACAGCAAGGAATTCGAGCCGTTGGGCAACCACCACTATCGCATCGCCAAACCGAAAAGCTATCGTTATCGCGAAGATTGGGATACCGAGCAGGTGGGCGACATCCTCGTCACCAACCACTCGTATCCCAACGGGGCTGGCGGCCATGCGGTCACGGTCACCCGCTGTGTCGGGATCAAGCTGGAGGATGTGACCCTCTACGCCTCGCCCTGCTTCGGTTTTCTTGAGCATCTATGCGATGGCTCCACGTATTTGCGCTGTAAGATTGACCGGCGACCGCCGGAAAGCGACCTGGTCAAACGCGGTTGGCCGCGCCTGCGCTCGTTGGATGCCGATGCCTTTCATAGCACTGAGGCCGCCAAAGGCCCGGCGATCCTCCAATGCACCGCCAAATTTCAAGGGGATGATTGCGTCAATATTCACGGCACCTACCATTATGTGACCGGCAGCAGCAACACCCAGGTGCGCCTCGTGGTCCTGAACCGGCTGACCATCGAACCGGGCGATCCGGTGGAGTTCCTGCCCTATTCCGGCCCGCGCCCGCCGGATGCCAAGGCCGTCAAACTGGAACCGGATGCGCCGCTCACCGACGACGAGAAAGCCTTCGTCAAAAAGCTCAGCATGCACGCGAACCACAAGGAGCGCCTGCTCACCGGCCAGGTGAAATGCTTCAAGCTAACACTGGATCGGCCGGTGAACCTGCCAATGGGGTCTGCCGTCTGCTCGGGCAACCGCGTGGGCAACGGCTTCCAAGTGCGAGGCTGCGATTTCGGTTACAACCGCTCCCGGGGCATCCTCATCAAGGCCAGCCGGGGCGAAGTCGCGGAGAATAAAATCACGCATGGCTGGATGGCAGCCGTGCTAGTGGCACCGGAATTCTGGTGGTTTGAATCCGCCAGCTCCAGCGACGTGGTGATCCGTGACAATATCATTACGGGTTGCCGGAGGCTCGCCATCGAAATCATTGCGCCGGGCGGCAACGGCAAACCGCTGCCCGCCGGTGCGCATCGCAACCTGGTGATACGTGATAATTCCCTGACGGATTCCGCCTGGCCGAACATCCGCGTCACCTCTACGGAGGGACTAGTCATTAAAAACAACCGCCTGACGCCCGCCGAACCGATAAACTTCATTCCGCCGGTAGCTCACCCTTGGAACTGGGGCACCAACACCCCCGCACCCATCGTCACGGAATTCTGCACCCAAACGGAAATTAGGTAG
- a CDS encoding LPXTG cell wall anchor domain-containing protein codes for SVVAAAMPAMTVVEAAKPPTPPPPATVETPKSAPPPAPVIAQPVPVPEPPPVAKPLTPTAPIPVATTTPAQVTNAPTVQTLAVTPPPQSNTNLLIAGLLILGAAGWIAFLWHRKSHPSQGASLITQSMNLDQDKKRRS; via the coding sequence CTCGGTCGTGGCTGCCGCCATGCCGGCGATGACCGTGGTCGAAGCCGCCAAACCTCCCACACCACCGCCACCGGCCACTGTGGAAACGCCCAAATCCGCACCACCGCCTGCCCCTGTCATCGCTCAACCGGTGCCCGTCCCGGAGCCGCCTCCAGTGGCAAAACCACTCACGCCAACCGCACCAATACCGGTCGCGACGACGACTCCCGCGCAAGTGACCAATGCCCCGACGGTGCAAACCTTGGCGGTCACCCCCCCGCCGCAATCGAACACCAACCTGCTTATCGCCGGCCTCTTGATTCTTGGAGCGGCGGGCTGGATCGCTTTTCTCTGGCATCGCAAGTCACATCCCTCCCAAGGTGCCAGCCTGATCACTCAATCCATGAATTTGGATCAGGATAAAAAGCGGCGCTCCTGA
- a CDS encoding ElyC/SanA/YdcF family protein → MNTNPVPAESTTKTGAAKPCACCGGLLRRRECWVPTWRGWLLLLLLSVVLVLIVGPRTYGFLALHDPVPGGVLVVEGWAPDYAMRAAIVEMKRYSYRQVFVTGGPIERGSPLCEYKTAAELGAVILVRMGLKTNEVVAVPSPLVVKDRTYTSALALKKWLKDRGIKETRVNVLSVGPHSRRSRLLFEKALGDEYQVGVIALESRDFDSAHWWKYSGSVRGVIDETIAYIYARFLFYPAKE, encoded by the coding sequence ATGAATACCAATCCTGTACCTGCTGAATCCACCACCAAGACTGGTGCGGCAAAACCATGCGCCTGTTGCGGCGGTTTGTTGCGCCGCCGTGAATGCTGGGTGCCGACTTGGCGCGGGTGGTTGTTGCTGCTCCTTCTGAGTGTGGTGCTGGTATTGATCGTCGGGCCCCGCACCTATGGGTTTCTGGCGTTGCACGATCCGGTGCCTGGCGGGGTGCTGGTGGTGGAAGGGTGGGCGCCGGATTATGCCATGCGGGCGGCGATTGTGGAGATGAAACGTTATTCGTATCGCCAGGTTTTTGTGACCGGCGGGCCCATTGAACGGGGATCGCCGCTCTGCGAATACAAAACTGCCGCCGAACTGGGTGCCGTCATCCTGGTGCGGATGGGACTGAAAACGAATGAGGTGGTGGCGGTACCTTCTCCGCTGGTGGTCAAGGACCGCACTTATACTTCGGCACTGGCTTTAAAGAAGTGGCTGAAGGATCGCGGCATCAAGGAGACCCGGGTGAACGTGTTGTCGGTCGGGCCGCACTCACGCCGGTCGCGCCTGTTATTCGAGAAGGCGCTGGGGGATGAATATCAGGTGGGAGTGATTGCCTTGGAAAGCCGTGATTTTGACTCCGCTCACTGGTGGAAATACAGCGGCAGCGTCCGTGGGGTGATTGATGAGACGATCGCCTATATTTACGCGCGTTTCCTCTTTTATCCCGCAAAGGAATAG
- a CDS encoding DnaB-like helicase C-terminal domain-containing protein, giving the protein MVTMREHMHGAVDWMERMHLQATEPRIGGAGTVQPLWAGSFLAMRLAVSAATERGWEVVYFSLGESGSRLTLHLLCWQAQVTLACVAQGDITNKDFVRLTHAAGKLAGLPLLISDTARTLRGICTQTSELLGKHHPKLLIVDQADQLVDTHNTGEHFEEKLALAELRTLARVARLRIVFMSRQPTFLGL; this is encoded by the coding sequence ATGGTCACAATGCGCGAACACATGCACGGGGCGGTGGATTGGATGGAGCGCATGCATTTGCAGGCCACGGAACCGCGCATAGGCGGGGCGGGGACGGTGCAACCGTTATGGGCCGGCAGTTTTCTGGCGATGCGCCTGGCGGTGTCCGCCGCCACCGAGCGCGGGTGGGAAGTGGTCTATTTCAGCCTGGGGGAAAGTGGCAGCCGGTTGACGCTGCACTTGCTTTGCTGGCAGGCGCAAGTCACTTTGGCGTGTGTCGCGCAGGGGGACATTACGAACAAGGATTTTGTCCGGCTCACCCATGCCGCCGGGAAACTGGCGGGTTTGCCACTCCTGATTTCGGATACCGCGCGAACCCTGCGGGGAATTTGCACGCAAACGAGCGAGTTGCTGGGGAAGCATCATCCCAAACTTCTGATTGTGGACCAGGCGGATCAACTGGTGGATACTCACAATACGGGAGAGCATTTTGAGGAAAAATTGGCGCTGGCCGAGTTGCGAACGCTGGCGCGGGTGGCTCGGTTGCGGATCGTTTTTATGAGCCGACAGCCGACGTTTCTTGGGTTGTGA
- a CDS encoding pectate lyase, giving the protein MQLNRRTRTSALLSLGLVVVMGITSLPAVEGARQYLKRPDAWYAGEEAKRIGTNILSFQSDLGGWPKNVDTTAAPYDGSDRAKNLKPTFDNGATTDELRFLAQLYTATQAEHYRKAFEKGYDHSRGRNTARSIRPRAELRS; this is encoded by the coding sequence ATGCAATTAAATCGCAGAACAAGAACTTCGGCACTCTTAAGCTTGGGGCTGGTAGTGGTCATGGGTATCACTTCATTGCCGGCGGTGGAAGGCGCCAGACAATACCTCAAACGTCCGGATGCCTGGTACGCCGGCGAGGAGGCAAAACGGATCGGGACGAATATTCTCTCCTTCCAATCGGACCTTGGCGGCTGGCCCAAGAATGTGGATACCACCGCCGCCCCGTATGACGGATCGGATCGCGCAAAGAATTTAAAGCCCACCTTTGACAACGGCGCCACCACCGATGAACTGCGGTTTCTGGCCCAGTTGTATACCGCCACCCAGGCGGAGCATTACCGCAAAGCTTTTGAGAAAGGTTATGATCACAGCCGGGGGAGAAATACTGCACGCTCTATCCGTCCAAGAGCGGAACTCCGCTCATGA
- the shc gene encoding squalene--hopene cyclase, translating into MSVTETQSGAGHPPAQNNWDARHLNDFEAALKRSQDYLLSIQKPEGFWVGELLVDSTLVSDTVAYHHWAGDVDKEWERKAVNHIFSMQLPDGGWNIYHGGPAEVNATIKAYLALKLAGVSATDPRMLKAREMAKALGGVPRMNTFSKLYLALFGLFPWKFIPTIPVEVMLLGKWFHVNFHDMSNWTRSMLVPLAIINHYKPIRKLPVDLFELYPDGVKDHELALAGDPQIFTLRNFFLWLDKLHKFAELWAQAGIHPFRRTALKRAEHWMLERFEGTDGLAAIFPAMLNALIALKALGYPEDHPEIVRAKAELKKLEHEEKDTVRIEPCFSPVWDTAIVAICLRESGVPAEHPQMVKTAHWLMDREIRFRGDWYHKNPVNVEPSGWVFEYNNKWNPDVDDTAMVLLALRLIPTDNLKRRDECFKRGFNWMLTFQCKDGGWAAFDKDCTKSILEKVPFADHNAMLDPECADITARILEVMGYEGVPMDNPQVQRALQYLREQQEPDGSWYGRWGVNYVYGTWQVCRGLAAIGCDMNEPWLLRGRDWLESVQHEDGGWGERCNTYDDSVFKGQGPSTASQTAWAVMGLLAFGDPNRPSVKRGIDYLARTQNADGSWSEDEITGTGFPRVFYLKYDMYRNAWPLLALAAYKKALAKKGVIGKPMDSVERPQVLGRVTA; encoded by the coding sequence GTGTCAGTTACTGAAACGCAATCCGGCGCGGGACATCCGCCAGCCCAGAACAACTGGGATGCCCGCCATCTCAACGATTTTGAAGCCGCCCTCAAGCGGTCGCAGGACTATTTGCTAAGCATCCAGAAGCCGGAAGGCTTCTGGGTGGGCGAGCTGTTGGTGGATAGCACGCTGGTCTCGGATACGGTCGCCTACCACCATTGGGCGGGGGATGTGGACAAGGAATGGGAACGCAAAGCCGTCAACCACATCTTTTCGATGCAGTTGCCCGATGGCGGCTGGAATATTTATCATGGCGGCCCGGCGGAAGTGAATGCCACCATCAAGGCCTACCTGGCCTTGAAACTGGCCGGGGTGTCGGCCACCGATCCCCGGATGCTTAAAGCCCGGGAAATGGCCAAAGCCCTGGGGGGGGTGCCGCGCATGAACACCTTCTCCAAACTGTATTTGGCGTTGTTTGGTTTGTTCCCGTGGAAATTCATTCCCACCATCCCGGTCGAGGTCATGCTGCTGGGCAAATGGTTTCATGTCAATTTCCACGACATGAGCAATTGGACGCGCTCGATGCTGGTGCCGCTGGCCATCATCAACCATTACAAACCCATTCGCAAACTGCCGGTGGATTTGTTCGAGTTGTATCCCGATGGCGTCAAAGACCATGAATTGGCGCTGGCGGGCGATCCCCAAATCTTTACCTTGCGCAATTTTTTCCTGTGGCTGGACAAGCTGCACAAATTTGCGGAACTGTGGGCGCAGGCCGGCATTCATCCGTTCCGTCGCACGGCTTTGAAGCGCGCCGAGCACTGGATGCTGGAACGGTTTGAAGGCACGGATGGACTGGCCGCGATTTTTCCGGCGATGCTCAACGCGTTGATTGCGCTCAAGGCGCTGGGATATCCCGAAGATCATCCGGAAATCGTTCGCGCCAAAGCCGAGTTGAAGAAGCTGGAGCACGAGGAAAAGGACACCGTGCGAATCGAGCCCTGTTTCTCGCCGGTATGGGATACGGCCATTGTGGCGATTTGCCTGCGGGAATCCGGGGTGCCCGCCGAGCATCCCCAAATGGTGAAGACCGCGCATTGGCTGATGGATCGGGAAATTCGTTTCCGTGGGGATTGGTATCACAAGAACCCGGTGAACGTGGAGCCGAGCGGCTGGGTGTTCGAGTACAATAACAAGTGGAACCCGGACGTGGATGACACCGCGATGGTGTTGCTGGCGCTGCGGTTGATTCCCACCGATAATCTCAAACGCCGGGATGAATGCTTCAAGCGGGGCTTTAATTGGATGCTCACCTTTCAGTGCAAGGATGGCGGTTGGGCGGCGTTTGACAAGGATTGCACCAAGAGCATTCTCGAGAAAGTGCCCTTCGCCGATCACAACGCCATGCTGGACCCCGAGTGTGCCGATATTACGGCCCGCATCCTGGAGGTCATGGGCTATGAGGGCGTGCCGATGGATAACCCGCAGGTGCAGCGCGCCCTGCAATATCTGCGGGAGCAGCAGGAACCCGATGGTTCCTGGTACGGGCGCTGGGGTGTGAATTACGTTTATGGCACGTGGCAGGTTTGCCGGGGGTTGGCGGCGATTGGTTGCGACATGAACGAGCCATGGCTGTTGCGCGGGCGCGACTGGTTGGAGAGCGTGCAGCATGAGGACGGGGGCTGGGGCGAGCGTTGCAACACCTATGATGATTCGGTGTTCAAGGGGCAGGGGCCCAGCACGGCCTCCCAGACCGCTTGGGCGGTCATGGGCTTGCTTGCCTTTGGCGATCCCAACCGGCCCAGCGTCAAACGAGGCATTGATTACCTGGCGCGCACGCAGAATGCGGATGGTTCCTGGAGCGAGGATGAAATTACCGGCACGGGCTTCCCCCGGGTGTTCTACCTGAAGTACGACATGTACCGGAACGCCTGGCCGTTGCTGGCCCTGGCCGCCTACAAGAAAGCCTTGGCGAAAAAAGGCGTAATCGGCAAGCCCATGGATAGCGTTGAGCGTCCGCAGGTGCTGGGCCGCGTCACCGCCTAA